acgacccagcttgctcaccaggtcgcggcaggtggtgccggcgaggaacgcgccgatgacacctgaatcagtgacgttgggcagctctgtgcgctgcttcgagaatcgccggatgtagtcctggagagactctcccggctgctggtggcagcttcggagatcccaggagttcccagggcgcacgtacgtgccctggaaattgccgacgaaggcttggaccaggtcgtcccagttggagatctgccccgggggcaggtgctccagccaggctcgagcggtgtcggagaggaacagggggaggttgcggatgatgaggttgtcatcgtccgttccacccagttggcaggccagccgatagtccgcgagccacagttccggtctcgtctcccccgagtactttgtgatagtagtcagggttcggaaccgggtcaggaacggtgcccgtcgtatggcgcggctgaaagcctgcggaccaggtggtttgggcgaaggactccgatcctccccgctgtcgtagcatcccccacgcctggggtggtagcctcagcgcgccctgtcgtcgaggtgggcccgacggctgtgatgatggcgctcgttgccgaggcgacccggggccgcaggcgctgtgttgcgcgtgcgcccggagtggaccgaggcttcccgcatgaatcggggagtcacggcgcgatgttccgaggggaacccctaccttcgggaggcagagctttcggcccgtcggaccacggcgtcctccaggagattcttgagctctccctggatacgccgcccctcggtggttgatggctccggcatcacacggaggagtattgccgctgcagctaggttctggccgactccgctggaatccggcggcggcctcaccttgacgtcgtcggcgatgcggtgctggatgtcctgggggagatgacgcgcttctccggccgggggttggatcgcccattcctgcccgatgtcccggcggatcggcacaagcgttcctgctccctcgtcgagcctggcctgcctctcgcggatttgctcgagctgtgggtcagaaccccccgccgggacgaggaccacagctagctcccgaaagatgtcagcgcgaggcacgggcctagggggatcaccgttttccggcataccaagatggttgccttcgctgggaccccctagatcgacgtggaaacattcacgacttgggccgcggtCCTCATTGTCGAGGCCGCGGCTTTCGGTCGACGGTCGGTGACGAGGTCGCgtctgggactgactgcaccgttgcctcaggtacgagggtgacgcccagcaagtccctcgcgagcgtgctagcgtcgtgcgtttgcttgagattggcgtgttgcggggaggcggcgctcgtcttcgtctcagatgcgagatcgatgcccgacgcgccctccgttggggcaCCGGTGCCGTcgtctcgctcgacagccaacgaggcgccgcttcccgcttggccttggttgccccgcctcctcctccgtcggcgggggaggggacgggacaaacctgaatgtcgtccttccaccacgtggggaaggcgtcgtcgatttccccgccggcgagcgggttgtcgaccgccattgtcgctgtcgcgcggcaggagaaggagtatcatgtcgcagctgccgtcgtgggacatgaactcaagattcccgaaacggagcaccgtcccgggctggaaaggttgctggagactgcccatctggagcttgacgggaagctgttcgtcaacacgcagcaggcccctacctggcgcgccaactgtcggtgtttcgaaacccggggggtccctggaccgacgagtgaatcgtcgccgcgtgccccagcccagatgggtcgacgcgaggcagaacgcgaaggggggaaaggaggcagccggagggaggcaggcgtgagagagtggatctcgcggccttcgtgttagccccgcgcctaggtcgggtgcgcttgcagtagggggatacaagcgtccacgcgggagtgggagcgagcagccttgcgcgagcgctgtcccgtccttctccgcgtggGCCAACCCTCCCGTAAGAGGGCCctgatccttccttttataggcgtaaggagagaatccaggtgtacaatggggggtgtagcagagtgctacgtgtctagcggaggagagctagcgccctaagtacatgccgtcgtggcagccggagaggttttggcatccggttcgtgtggtgtcgtggccgtcggaggagcgctggagcctggcggaaggacagctgtcggggctgtcgagtccttgctgacgtcctcttgcttccgtaagggggccgagagtcgccgtcgtcacagagcgtgcggggcgccatcattgcctatcaggcggagcgagccagatgggacgccggtcttgttccctgtagcctgagtcagctcggggtagggtaatgatggcgcctcctgtcgatgtggtcggtccacgccctaggctgggcgatgtggaggctcctccgaggttgaggtcgagtctgtcttccgtggccgtggtcgagtccgagcccctgggtcgggcgaggcggagaccgtcggctgaggccagggctgagtccgagccctggggtcgggcgaagcggagtccgtcgtctcctggggctgagcccaagttcgagccctgggtcgggcggagcggagttcgtcgtcttctggggctgagcctaagtccgagccctgggtcgagcggagcggagttcgtcgtcttctggggctgagcccaagtccgagccctaggtcgggcggagcggagttcgccgtcttccggggctgagcccgagtccgagccctgggtcgggcggagcggagttcgccgtcttccggggctgagcccgagtccgagccctgggtcgggcggagcggagttcgccgtcttccggggctgagcccgagtccgagccctggggtcgggcgaggcggagtttcctatgacgcccgaggccggccttggctgctgtcagcctcactctgtcaggtggctcagcagtcggagcggcgctgtcctcttgtcagaccggtcagtagggcggcgaagtgactgcggtcacttcggctctgtcgactggaggacgtgcgtcaggataaaggtgtcaggccacctttgcattaaacgcccctgcgatttggtcggtcggcgtggcgatgtggccaaggttgcttctcggtgaagactgggcctcgggcgagccgatagtgtgcccgttgctggagggggggggtcctcgggcgagacgtaggttctccggggtcagcttcccttgcccgaggctaggctcgggcgaggcacgatcatgtcccttgaatggaccgatccttgacttaatcgcacccatcaggcctttgcagctttgtgctgatgggggttactagctgagatttaggggtcttgagggtacccctaattatggtccccgacaatttgaCTCTCTATTTACCTTTTCATAAAGATTATATTTTATATGTAGCATCTACACTCCAACAgattagagcaactccaagaaaTTAGCTAAAAAGACTAGCCAAATTTACTGATTTAGCTACTCTCTAAAATAGATTTTAGAGAAAAAGTGTAGGCTAATCCAACAAACTCGGTAAAACCTACGGACTGAATAGAGAGTGAAGCAGGCTATCCAAAATTGGAGAGCGAAGATAGAGAAATAGAGAGCCACTAAATTTGAAGAGTCGTTTACAGAGTCTATTGGATACAATTTTCTTTTAATATTAGCTAAATTTACCTTTACAAAACCATATACCTagtctcttggagttgctcttatcTATCTAGTTTGGCTAGTTAGGTGGGTAGCCAAATTTAACTAGTGAGGGAGTCAATTTGAAGAGTCATATAGCTAGTTTGTTGGAGAGTTATTTTGCTGTTGAGTAGCTAAAATTTGGCTTGGCGAACCATTTAGCTAGTCTTTTGTAGATGCTTTTATAGTTAACTATATGTAACATAGAAATTGTTAGCTATATTACTCCCTCCGTCCAAATTAAAAATTGTTTTAGGTTTCTAATAAGTTCGTACAATGATATCACTTATGTGTTTTATCTATTTATCTATTCATCATTAGAATAGATACATTAAAAATAACTCTCTCCCGTGTGAGGCGTGTCCACCATTGCCATTTGCCGGTAGGGAAAACACGTTTTGCAGTTAAGCCCTGGGAGAAGGTGGTAAGCCTATTAAATCCCTCATCGTCGTCCCCTGCCAGCTGCCCTGCCTTCTCTCTCCTGTGCAATCTTCTCTCTCGGTATCCCTACCCTTCTTCAATCCCCAACCAAACCCCTCCTCTCCGCTCTCACTCTCGCCCGCGTCGCAATCATTCTCGTGGGGGCGGGGGGCGCTTTAATCCCTCCCCGGATTTCTGTGGCGTCTGCTCCCTCCACCCGGATTCCGCCAGGATTGAGTTAATCGCATCGcatcctctctcttcctcccccCGATTGTTCCATCTGGGTCGCGTTGCTTCTTTCTTCCCGATTTGCCGCCGCCATCCACGTCTTGCAGGAGTAGGACTCCGCCCTGTCCGTCCTATCCACCTGTCCTCGCTTCCGTCCACGCCATCGCCGCGCTCTCTCTCCCTGCTGCTGCTTTCTTGGGCCGGTCCGGGGCTTCGTCCCTGCCGGGCGTAAATGCGCGTCCGTGCAGCGGATCCCAGCCTTCGCCGCTCCAAGTCCTGTCCTCGTCTGATTCCAACTAGGAGCAGGAGGAGGAGAATCTTCTGCGCATGCTAATCCTAGCAGCGGTGGCCAGAGATGACGAAATCGTTCTGACTTCACCTGCGCTGGCGGCTGCTCAGCTCCGAGCCCCGAGTACTGAGCCCCTCCACTGCTATGGACATCTTCTTGATCCGCGCCTGTCTCCTCCGGCTGCTGCTGGTGCtcttcgccgccgccgccacctctCCGGCGGCGGCGCAGTCGCAGCCGCCGTCGCCCGCCAGGATACTCGACGCGGCGCTGCAGGACTACGCGTACCGGGCCTTCGCGCGCCCCCGCACCGGCATTGTCTACAACGCCACGCTCCCGGGCAACCTCACCGGCATTGCCGTCTCCGCGGTCCGCCTGCGCAGCGGCAGCCTCCGCCGGAAGGGCTTCCCGGGCTACTTCCAGTTCGGCGTCCCCACGGGCGTCGTCGTGCAGCCGTACGTCGAGCGGGTGGTGCTCGTGTTCCACGACCTCGGCAACTGGTCCGACCACTATTACCCGCTCCCCGGGTACACCTACCTggcgccggtgctcggcctgctggTCTACGACGCCGCCAATCTTTCCGCCGCGGGGCTGCAGGAGCTCAACGTCATCGCGTCGGGCGGCCCAATTTCGGTGCGCTTCGGCGGTAATGTCAGGGCGGTTCCGGCAGGCAGTGCAGCGCCAAGGTGCGTGGTGTTCGATTTGGATGGCGTGCCGCAGTTCCGGGACCTGGAGGCAACCGATATGTGCTCGACGTATCGCCAAGGGCATGTCTCGATAGTGGTGAACTCCAGTGGGATTGCTCCTGCTCCACCTCCACCTGGCGCGATAGCCCCGTCGATTCCGACCACTGGAGGAAATACCAAGGGAAGCTCAAAGGCGTGGAAGATTGCCGTCAGTGTGGTTGGTGCTGCCGTAGCACTGGGTCTCATGGCTGCGCTTCTGCTGTGTTTGGTGAGGCATAAAAGGGATAAGAAGCTTCAGGTGATGGAACGGAATGCGGAGGTTGGAGAGACATTGCGGATGGCGCATGTTGGGCGGACACAAGCACCGGTGGCGTTGGGGACACGGACACAGCCGGTGATTGAGAACGATTACACCGCATAGTGGAGTTTTGGGGTCTTCTGCATGATTCTACTAACATGAAGACATCACCATGGTGATGGCTGGAGATGAGATTGTCCATTGGTTGCTTGACGCGGACAGTTTTCCATATCAGCAGAGGGCAACTGCAGCTGCTAATTTTCAGGTCCAAGGTTCAGCTCCATGAGGGTTCAGCACATTATTTTGGTGGGTTTGTTGTGATGCTCAAGTTTTCTACTGCAAGACAATGGCTATTGTTTGTTCATGTTCATATGTGAGGAGTTCCTTTTCATTTCCAAGCAAGCAGGCAGTGTTGTGGAAATCTTATTCCTATCAGACTTGGAGTCCTCAGTTATTCTTTTGGGGGTATCTGTATTCAATAGAAAAACAGGCTTGGCAATGGAGCTGAGGTAACATTCATTGCACATTGCGATCACGCAGCATGAGTCAGGCGGATTCATGCTGTGCTGGAGAAATTCATTCATCCAGCTTCAATAATTCGATTccatttcttttttttcttcttcttcttggttTCATGTTTAGACAACTGCTAAGATGATGTAGTGCTGCACATGTTTACTGCTTATCTGTTGTTGTGGTAGTTAGTCTGATTGTGATCATCTAGATTTCTGGACATTTATTTTACATCCGTTGTGATTGTTCTCTTGGAAACAACTTATGTTCTAATTGCATCATTTTTTTTCCGACCTGGCAAAGAAGTTATGGTTCATGTAGTCGGATTACAATTACCAGCGATCAAAAACATAAGGCAAAGAAGCAAGTTATGGTTAATGTAGCCCATGCCAGtcggcaaaagaactttgaattaGCAGAGGGATTCATGGCGAATATGCACAAGGAAGGTCTGGTTGATGTAAAAgttagaagaagaaaaaaaaattctGAAGTTTCTTCTCTGCTAGTGTTCTGGCATTGTCCATTGCCTCGTTACGAGTATTGCAAGTCTCATCATGTAGAGCTGCTAGTGTGGACCTAGATGTTCAATGAAGGAACCGTGCAAGTGCGAGCAGTTTGCAGAGTAAAAATATGAGCTGGACAGAAGGATTCAAGAATGCTCCAttagaaagaagaagaagaaagaaagaaagaaaaaaagttCCGAAAGCTTGTCTTTCTGCCTGGTAGTGTTCTGGCCTGGGTGGCGATGGTCGAGTTGGTTAGAGATATTATAAGGTTTAGGTAGAGTTGTCAGTGGAGACCTACATAAGGACTGAAGAACGCTCCATTAGAAAAGCTCCAAAGCTCATCTTTTCTTCCCCTGGTAGGGTTGTGGCCTGGGTGGCAACAGCACGAACGATGTGTGACACACACCAGTATGAGATCTGGGCAGACGAAAATGAAACCCGCATGTGTGAGAGAGCATGAACAAATGTGTGATGAGTATCAATGTGAGGAAAGGAGAGGTGGCAAGAGCTCCAGCTAGGCCACCCACTTTTTAAAAATTTTTTGAGCATGAAGTGTTCTTTTTTGGGGAGGGTGGGGGGGCATTTCATGCTTGGAATCATGGGATCATGAGTGAACTGAGCTGACAGGCACATGATGTGCACTTGGGAGTCTAGGAACCGGTGCTGGGAATGTGGTTGCCGCCACTTGGGAATTAGAGGTGGACTTAGTTATGATGCGTCGTCCCAAAGCCCAGTTGCTTTGTTCAAGGTGCAGTGCTGCTggattgtgaagcaaccttgaggAGGAGTACTGCTAAATTTTAGTAGCGCTTGCTGGGTTCACAAGCATGTGCGTGCAGTTCAGACTCAGCTAGCTAGACCTGCGCTGCTACGCACACGTGAGTGGGTGGGTATCTGCTGCTGCTTGATCCATCCTACGAGGTGAGGCCAAAGCATGCCAGCCACGATGGTTTGTCTGTATTGTTAATTTGCTAACTGTACTGTGCGTCTGCATATATAGACAGAAATCTCCCATCTCATTCATCTCTGTAGGTGGTTCTTGCGATATGAGCTGTAGGTGGTTTTGTGTCTCTGTGTGTGTGGAAGAGGAGGAAAGCACAACAGAACACAGCTTTAGTGACTGTGGAGGACGTTTTGCTGCTGGCTGGCTGGCGGCCCTTGGCATTTGTGTTGGAATCTTTGCTGTGAATACGCTCCCAGCTCATGTgcgctggcctggcctggccttgCCCTGCCTCTCCGTTTGCTCCCCAGTCTCCACAACGTATTGTTTTGATTTTTGAACAAGAGAGGACACGGGTCAGGTCAGGTGGTCCGTGAGACCACACGTAGCAGATGGCAGGTGCTCAGTGTTAAATGGAAAGGGGGGGGGGACCCGGGGTCGATTGCTTAATGAACTAGTTAGTTTGGAACTTTGGATTATACATGAGATAAAATAATCTGAATTATATAATATAAATTAAATAATCTGGTCGTggttagggctggaaacgagtcgAGCCTGGTCACTTAGCGAGCTCGGTAATGAGGCTCGCGAGCTTGTACACTCAAGTACTCAACAACAGTAATCATAGTCATTAGCTCAAATTTGAAGCACAATATGTTCCATATAATAAAAAATTATGTCCTTGCACTCTAGTTCCTTGTGAGTTGTGACCAAAACAGTACACTTACACACTGGTCAACAGAGATACGAGTAACCAGTAGTTTGGACCGagcctcgagccggctcgcgagtctcaccgagccggctcggctcgttagtgtagcgagccgcggaattaggctcggctcgggctcgtttaggctcgcgagccgagccgagccggctcgcgagcctcgaactTTTTTTTCAGCCCTAGTTGTGGTTGTTTGCAACTTAGTTTATTAGGACTCTACTTATACCCTGTTTGGATGTGATATAGAATTAGGAAATTAGAAACAACTTTCTAGAATTCTATTGTTTAGTCTTTCTAGAATTCTATTGTTTCGTAGTATAGAATTTGGAATCAGAGACCTAGTTCCCTAGATTTAGACTATAACTAGAAATTTTATCTCCTGTGTATTTAGTGGAGTTGAATCACTCGATCCCAAGCTCTAATTCAGTAACATTCAAATGATAGAATTAGAATTACAACTTTGTGGGTCGCACCAGCTTAGTTGCTGAAACGTGTTCACTTGTGTCCCTTAGTGCTTGCCATCATGTGGGTCCTGGAAACGTCTACTGGCTCATTCCTAGAAGTGTCTATTGCCTCATAAACAAAAAGGTGCATACAAAAATAGCCACTTTCTCCTTGCGTTCAAACGGAGACAGAAAAAAAAATCGTCCGTGGTAGTCAACACGGCTACGGCGGAGAGCGCCGCCTGTTTCGAAACCTCGGCGACCACGGTACCCACTGACAAGCGTTTCTCTCTCAGGAAAAATTAAATTTGATTTCTTCCTTTCCATCTATTCTAATTCTTGCTGCTTAGTTAAAGTtaaggatgaaaacggtcggaaacggtaggtaaacactaaaaccattaccgttttcatatttttttatcggaaacaaaattgaaaacggtaactccggaaacagaaacgatatcggtatttcggaaacatcgaaaacgaaagtttggtgcgaaaaatacaccggtaacggtcgaaatctaaaatacgatcggtaaacatatcaaacttcataatacaacaaagttgacaaaagaccacaagttcacaattcatgatataacaagttcacaatataacaagttcacaagcagcacaaatttataatataaaaagtttacaaagatcacaagttcacaatataacaagttcacagtataacaagttcataaagaccACAGGTtcacagactcaaagttcacaattcacaatatccactcgatctagctgacatgacatgcttacttatgaaatactaggtgagtgcccgtgcgttgcaacggaaacatatataaTACTAAGATAACTTATGTGTGAATGTGTActtttatgagaaaatgtttcgtaatccatttgtgatcctagccaaacATAAATTTTTGTTCttttaatctagttatttcaccactacattaaACCATCATACCATGCAGACTTGTATACTTGATTTTAATAATGTCATGTCAATTGCATCATTTAAATGCTAAGACTATCACAATAAATTACAAACTTATACAAATCTTCAGAAAATATCACAAAGTCTTACAACTCAAACGGATACTCATTGATGGTCTTACAACTCAAAGGGTCCGTAGCGAAGAAGCGGCAATATGTTGGCTAGTCATCCATTCGATGTAATAACTCCAGCTGTAAAACAGTGGGCATCATCTTGACAATATCAATAACTCTGGATGACACTTGATGGAAAGTAGGCTTTAAATTCAACAAGATTTAGCTTTTCTCCAGCATTGAAGACATGAAAGCATCCCCTAAAAAGCAAATGAAAGCTAAACATTGGATAtacaacaatatatatatatatatatatatatatatatatatatatatatatatatat
This portion of the Zea mays cultivar B73 chromosome 2, Zm-B73-REFERENCE-NAM-5.0, whole genome shotgun sequence genome encodes:
- the LOC100274833 gene encoding uncharacterized protein LOC100274833 precursor, yielding MDIFLIRACLLRLLLVLFAAAATSPAAAQSQPPSPARILDAALQDYAYRAFARPRTGIVYNATLPGNLTGIAVSAVRLRSGSLRRKGFPGYFQFGVPTGVVVQPYVERVVLVFHDLGNWSDHYYPLPGYTYLAPVLGLLVYDAANLSAAGLQELNVIASGGPISVRFGGNVRAVPAGSAAPRCVVFDLDGVPQFRDLEATDMCSTYRQGHVSIVVNSSGIAPAPPPPGAIAPSIPTTGGNTKGSSKAWKIAVSVVGAAVALGLMAALLLCLVRHKRDKKLQVMERNAEVGETLRMAHVGRTQAPVALGTRTQPVIENDYTA